The Lonchura striata isolate bLonStr1 chromosome 5, bLonStr1.mat, whole genome shotgun sequence genome window below encodes:
- the CPM gene encoding carboxypeptidase M isoform X2 — MPRTPLSPTCTASGARWKTVGREILLHLIDFLVTSYGHDPVITRLLNNTRIHIMPTMNPDGFEATKIPDCYYTRGRYNRNGEDLNRNFPDAFENNSIRIQPETQAVMDWIKNETFVLSANLHGGALVASYTFDNGNPVTGSLEGYSKSPDDDVFIHLARTYSSNHASMYKGTGCDSRQTFPEGITNGYSWYQLEGGMQDYNYVWGQCFEITLELSCCKYPPEDQLGKFWRDNKAALIEYIKQVHLGVKGQVTDKNGNPIPNAIVEAKGRSHVCPYRTNEQGEYFLLLLPGTYVINATVPGFKSMLKTVEIPDNTGNFSALKQDFSFSEVSDKITSRVVSCPKIPLYQELTRASAAVKPTIHILVLMTAMLVIFK, encoded by the exons ACTGTTGGGAGAGAAATCCTGCTCCATTTGATAGATTTCCTGGTGACCAGCTATGGACATGACCCAGTTATTACCCGGTTACTCAATAATACCCGGATTCATATCATGCCAACAATGAATCCTGATGGATTTGAAGCTACAAAAATACCTGATTGTTATTACACACGAGGAAG GTACAACAGGAATGGAGAAGATCTGAACAGAAATTTTCCTGATGCTTTTGAAAATAACAGCATCAGGATTCAGCCAGAGACTCAAGCAGTAATGGACTggataaaaaatgaaacatttgttCTCTCAGCAAATTTGCATGGGGGTGCCCTGGTTGCCAGTTACACCTTTGATAATGGTAACCCAG TTACTGGCTCCTTGGAAGGCTATAGCAAATCTCCAGATGATGATGTCTTTATTCACTTGGCAAGAACCTATTCTTCCAACCATGCCAGCATGTACAAAGGGACAGGGTGTGACAGCAGGCAAACCTTTCCAGAAGGCATTACCAATGGGTACTCTTGGTACCAGCTGGAAG GTGGAATGCAAGATTACAACTATGTCTGGGGACAGTGTTTTGAAATTACACTAGAGCTGTCATGCTGTAAATATCCTCCAGAAGACCAGCTGGGAAAGTTCTGGAGAGACAACAAAGCTGCTCTGATCGAATATATCAAACAAGTACACTTAG GTGTCAAAGGCCAAGTTACTGACAAGAATGGGAATCCTATTCCCAATGCCATCGTGGAAGCCAAAGGAAGGTCACATGTCTGCCCGTACAGAACAAATGAACAAGGGGAGtactttcttctccttttgcCTGGGACATACGTGATCAAT GCTACTGTACCAGGATTTAAATCCATGCTGAAGACAGTGGAAATACCTGACAACACTGGAAACTTCAGTGCTTTGAAACAGGATTTCTCTTTCTCAGAGGTCTCAGATAAGATCACATCAAGAGTTGTTTCAtgtcccaaaattcccctctaCCAAGAGCTCACACGGGCTTCAGCTGCAGTAAAACCAACCATACATATCTTGGTTTTAATGACTGCTATGCTtgtaattttcaaataa